One Bombina bombina isolate aBomBom1 chromosome 5, aBomBom1.pri, whole genome shotgun sequence DNA segment encodes these proteins:
- the LOC128659700 gene encoding gastrula zinc finger protein XlCGF57.1-like, with the protein MPNVTNGNNVFQTLGQSQDPIKYERESPDLSEPTDSANGSHGLNISVGEFDRSVTCSECGKLFRSRGNLCRHMTLHKGEKTFVCSECGKSFAYKYNFLKHQKVHKGEKPFSCSECGKAFSTKGNLNDHMMSHTGEKPFHCSECGKSYRRKQYLVGHMMLHTGETPFTCTECRKQFTNKCNFLIHMAQHTGEKPYSCSECGKRFPQKGQLLSHQMIHTGQKPFACEVCGKSFALKNSLAVHKRDHVREKPYTCTECGKSFMFQSALLTHRIAHTGERPFTCTECGQSFVRKGHLLSHHRVHTGEKPYLCTDCGKSFPHNYMLLIHKKIHTGDRPHTCAECWKSFIQKGQLTSHQRTHTGERPYTCTECSKGFSRKYQLLCHHKLHTGEKPFRCPVCGKGFTHNYVLQQHQLIHTGDKPHTCTECGKSFLHKRQLHSHHMIHTGERPFTCPECGKCFARKHQMQIHHRLHTGEKPYTCTECGKCFTRNERLQTHQKVHARVKEFPCTECDKTFYHRSALVKHLCGHVTGSNIKPCVPAESNR; encoded by the coding sequence ATGCCAAATGTGACAAATGGTAATAATGTGTTTCAAACACTGGGTCAATCCCAAGACCCAATAAAATATGAGAGAGAGTCTCCTGACCTATCAGAGCCCACTGATTCTGCAAACGGATCACATGGGTTAAACATTAGTGTTGGTGAGTTCGACAGATCAGTCACGTGCTCTGAGTGTGGCAAACTATTCCGTAGTAGAGGAAATCTCTGTCGTCACATGACTCTGCACAAGGGAGAGAAGACGTTTGTGTGCTCTGAGTGTGGGAAAAGCTTTGCTTATAAGTACAACTTTCTTAAACACCAAAAGGTTCATAAAGGTGAGAAACCATTTAGTTGCTCTGAGTGTGGGAAAGCCTTCAGCACAAAGGGGAACCTTAATGACCATATgatgagtcacacaggagaaaaaccattTCATTGTTCGGAATGCGGAAAATCCTACAGACGTAAGCAGTACCTTGTGGGTCATATGATGCTGCACACTGGAGAGACGccctttacatgtacagagtgtaggAAACAGTTTACTAATAAATGCAACTTCCTCATCCATATGGCACagcacacaggggagaaaccataTAGCTGTTCCGAGTGTGGAAAACGGTTTCCTCAAAAGGGGCAGCTCCTGTCCCACCAGATGATTCACACTGGGCAGAAACCGTTTGCATGTGAGGTGTGTGGGAAAAGCTTTGCTCTTAAGAACTCACTTGCAGTGCACAAAAGGGATCACGTACGTGAGAAACCTTACACCTGTACAGAGTGCGGGAAAAGCTTTATGTTCCAGAGTGCCCTTCTCACTCACCGCATTGCTCACACGGGGGAGCGACcgttcacgtgtacagagtgtgggcaAAGCTTTGTGCGAAAGGGGCACCTTTTGTCTCACCATAGAGTCCATACAGGGGAGAAACCTTACTTGTGTACGGATTGTGGAAAGAGCTTTCCTCATAACTACATGCTTCTGATTCACAAGAAGATCCACACGGGTGACAGACCTCACACATGTGCAGAGTGTTGGAAAAGTTTTATACAAAAGGGGCAACTTACATCTCATCAAAGAACTCACACAGGAGAGAGACCATATACATGCACTGAATGCAGTAAAGGATTTTCACGAAAATATCAGCTGCTTTGTCACCACAAGTtgcacacaggggagaaaccttttaGGTGTCCAGTTTGTGGTAAAGGCTTTACTCACAACTACGTGCTGCAGCAACATCAATTAATTCATACAGGTGATAAACCGCACACATGTACAGAGTGCGGCAAAAGCTTTTTACATAAGAGACAGCTTCATTCTCATCACATGATCCACACGGGGGAGAGACCTTTCACATGTCCAGAATGTGGTAAATGCTTTGCTAGGAAACATCAGATGCAAATTCATCACAGGTTGCACACAGGGGAGAAGCCTTATACGTGCACAGAGTGCGGGAAATGTTTCACAAGAAATGAGCGACTCCAAACGCATCAGAAGGTTCACGCCAGAGTGAAAGAATTCCCATGTACAGAGTGTGACAAAACATTTTATCATAGGAGCGCGCTCGTCAAGCACTTGTGCGGTCATGTAACTGGCagtaatataaaaccttgtgtaCCAGCAGAATCTAACAGATGA